In one window of Syntrophorhabdus sp. DNA:
- a CDS encoding phage tail protein: MASKNISFDNIPASIRKPGKYIEFNTRLAVRTLPNNKQRMLIVGQRTSDGTIAEKIPTQVFSDKEAEIYFGPGSMCHLMTRAAITANPYLDLTVIALDDASAGQPAVGTVTIAGAATGTGVLTLYIGTKKIEIAIATTTAAAAVAAALEAELDKHPDLPVTASVAEAVVTLTAKNEGPCGNDIHVSYVLTNAPGITVTIVAMATGAANPTLADALAAVFGEQYDIIVTPYNDQTDLATLKTHLDSVSGPLEQRPGTGVYGMNGALATATTLSGQVNSGRILCAYHRYTAATLVQSMPYEIAAAFGAVMAWEEDPARPLNTLELKGIAAANIADRLSRTEQENLLYNGVSPNEVGPGETVQIVRAISTYLQDPQGIDDISLMDITTIRTLDYVRKAVRTRISLRFPREKLSSKTPPKVRSEILDVLLQLQDLEIVEEVEANKDGLIVERDLQDPNRLDARIPADVVNGLHVFAGRIDLLL, translated from the coding sequence ATGGCAAGTAAAAACATATCCTTCGACAACATCCCGGCTTCGATCCGCAAACCCGGCAAATATATCGAGTTCAACACCCGGCTCGCCGTGCGGACCCTGCCGAACAACAAGCAGCGCATGCTCATCGTCGGGCAGAGGACCTCGGACGGCACGATCGCCGAGAAGATCCCGACCCAGGTCTTCTCTGATAAGGAAGCGGAGATATACTTCGGCCCGGGGTCGATGTGCCACCTCATGACACGAGCCGCGATCACGGCCAATCCCTACCTGGACCTCACAGTCATCGCCCTTGATGACGCAAGCGCAGGCCAGCCTGCGGTGGGAACGGTGACCATCGCCGGCGCCGCAACGGGCACGGGTGTACTGACGCTCTACATCGGGACAAAGAAGATCGAGATAGCGATCGCCACGACAACGGCAGCGGCGGCTGTAGCTGCGGCCCTCGAGGCGGAGCTTGACAAACACCCCGATCTGCCGGTAACGGCGAGCGTCGCCGAAGCAGTCGTGACTTTGACCGCCAAAAACGAGGGCCCCTGCGGCAACGACATACACGTAAGCTACGTCCTCACAAACGCCCCGGGGATAACGGTCACCATCGTGGCCATGGCGACAGGAGCTGCCAACCCGACCCTTGCAGACGCCCTTGCGGCCGTCTTCGGGGAACAGTATGACATCATCGTCACACCGTACAACGACCAGACGGACCTGGCTACCCTCAAGACCCACCTCGATTCGGTGAGCGGTCCCCTGGAACAGAGGCCGGGTACCGGCGTCTATGGAATGAACGGGGCCCTGGCCACAGCGACAACACTCTCCGGACAGGTCAACTCGGGGCGCATCCTCTGCGCCTATCACCGCTACACCGCAGCCACCCTGGTGCAGAGCATGCCCTATGAGATCGCGGCCGCCTTCGGGGCCGTCATGGCCTGGGAGGAGGACCCGGCAAGGCCCCTCAATACCCTGGAACTCAAGGGTATCGCGGCCGCCAACATCGCCGACCGCCTCTCCAGAACCGAGCAGGAGAACCTCCTGTACAACGGCGTGTCACCGAACGAAGTGGGCCCGGGAGAGACGGTACAGATCGTCAGGGCCATCAGCACCTACCTGCAGGATCCCCAGGGGATCGATGACATATCACTTATGGATATTACGACGATCCGGACGCTTGATTACGTGCGCAAGGCGGTGCGGACCCGTATCAGTCTGCGTTTTCCCAGGGAGAAGCTCTCCAGTAAGACACCCCCAAAGGTCAGAAGCGAGATCCTCGATGTCCTCTTGCAGCTCCAGGACCTGGAGATCGTCGAGGAGGTGGAGGCGAACAAAGACGGCCTGATCGTCGAGCGGGACCTGCAGGACCCGAACCGGCTCGATGCGCGGATCCCCGCGGACGTTGTTAACGGGCTCCACGTATTCGCCGGCAGGATCGACCTGCTGCTGTAA
- a CDS encoding DUF1834 family protein — translation MLAEIEAAAAARLTLKVAEPKNVEIEEKHGALAMPAIEVYTAGGPFAKVGQRYKLTPSVFVVVTFQNMRSVKDRRAGMYPVLEAVISALLLQTLGLSIDPLVPKEITNITLEEEEDEGKIVFAVEFQTGFIIDKIDDDAAAAMDLLRIGFEYYLKPGDDIADAEDVVEFETET, via the coding sequence ATGCTCGCAGAGATCGAGGCCGCCGCGGCTGCCAGACTCACGCTGAAAGTGGCCGAGCCGAAGAACGTAGAGATAGAGGAGAAACACGGAGCGCTGGCCATGCCGGCGATCGAGGTATACACGGCAGGCGGACCGTTCGCAAAGGTCGGTCAGAGGTACAAGCTCACGCCGTCCGTCTTCGTTGTCGTAACCTTCCAGAACATGCGATCGGTGAAGGACCGCCGTGCGGGGATGTACCCTGTCCTTGAGGCCGTGATATCCGCCCTCCTGCTTCAGACGCTGGGCCTTTCCATCGATCCCCTCGTTCCGAAGGAGATCACAAACATTACTCTCGAGGAAGAGGAAGACGAGGGAAAGATCGTCTTTGCCGTGGAGTTCCAGACGGGATTCATCATCGACAAGATCGATGATGATGCGGCCGCCGCGATGGATCTCCTCAGAATCGGCTTTGAATATTATCTCAAGCCAGGTGATGACATCGCCGACGCTGAGGACGTCGTGGAATTTGAAACTGAAACGTAA
- a CDS encoding DUF2635 domain-containing protein codes for MADLKVTAAPGMRCPMEGRPREYITDTAAAEVPDTAYYRRLLADGSLIKVGPGNKKEVKPDGK; via the coding sequence ATGGCTGATTTAAAAGTGACCGCAGCGCCAGGCATGCGCTGTCCCATGGAAGGCCGGCCGCGAGAGTACATTACCGACACCGCGGCCGCAGAGGTACCCGACACCGCATACTACCGCAGGCTCCTCGCCGATGGTTCCCTCATCAAGGTCGGCCCGGGGAATAAAAAGGAGGTAAAACCTGATGGCAAGTAA
- a CDS encoding DUF1320 domain-containing protein has translation MAYCTLDDIKKALEEATVIQLTDDENLKPAAIDPVDPDHAAIISRVDEAIETADAEIDGYCAVKYSVPLSPVPAVVNKLSVELAIYYLHGRRSIPEKIEKRYERAVSRLKDIARGLLSLGVDPEPAASTSADSAQASKAASDRVFTRDTLKGF, from the coding sequence ATGGCATACTGCACGCTTGACGATATCAAAAAGGCCCTGGAAGAGGCGACGGTCATACAGCTCACCGATGACGAGAATTTGAAGCCTGCGGCCATCGATCCGGTGGATCCGGACCACGCGGCGATCATCTCCCGCGTCGATGAGGCCATCGAAACCGCCGACGCGGAGATCGACGGCTACTGCGCCGTGAAGTACTCCGTGCCACTTTCCCCGGTACCGGCCGTCGTGAACAAGCTCTCTGTCGAGCTCGCCATCTACTATCTCCACGGCAGGCGGAGCATCCCGGAGAAGATAGAGAAGCGCTACGAGAGGGCCGTCTCACGGTTGAAAGACATCGCCAGGGGGCTGCTTTCCCTGGGCGTAGACCCGGAGCCGGCGGCATCGACCTCCGCCGACAGCGCGCAGGCAAGCAAGGCAGCGAGCGATCGGGTCTTCACCCGCGACACATTGAAGGGGTTCTGA